The following coding sequences lie in one Cyanobacterium sp. Dongsha4 genomic window:
- the fmt gene encoding methionyl-tRNA formyltransferase, translating into MRIVFFGTPEFAVTTLEKLITTENHEIIAVVTQPDKKRGRGSKMIPSPVKQVALKNNLPIWQPSRIKKDQETLQRLKDSHADVFVVVAYGQILSSEILRIPKFGCINVHGSILPEYRGAAPIQWSLFHGKKETGITTMLMNEGMDTGDMLLKSSTPINLFTNLNDLSVQLANQGADLLLETLEKISLRQLTPIPQNEKKATYARLITKEDYIIDWSKSALEIHNQIRGFYPNCLTTFREQNLKITQSLPLGEIENLELPPQFQKLPNYLQGINEISGNVGEIVKTIKNFGFVVQTGNGLLLILEVQLAGKKLQSAWNFINGTRLEVGESLISEAS; encoded by the coding sequence ATGCGTATTGTTTTTTTTGGGACACCTGAATTTGCAGTTACTACTTTAGAAAAATTAATTACTACAGAAAATCACGAAATTATTGCCGTTGTAACCCAACCAGATAAAAAAAGGGGTAGAGGAAGTAAAATGATTCCCTCTCCTGTGAAACAAGTGGCGTTAAAAAATAATTTACCAATATGGCAACCATCAAGAATCAAAAAAGACCAAGAAACTTTACAACGACTAAAAGATAGTCATGCAGATGTTTTTGTAGTTGTTGCTTATGGACAAATTCTTTCCTCGGAGATATTAAGAATACCAAAATTCGGTTGTATCAATGTTCATGGTTCAATTTTGCCTGAATATAGAGGTGCGGCACCTATTCAATGGAGTCTCTTTCATGGGAAGAAGGAAACTGGTATCACCACGATGTTAATGAATGAGGGTATGGATACAGGAGATATGCTATTAAAATCTTCTACCCCCATTAATTTATTTACTAATTTAAATGATCTTTCTGTTCAACTAGCAAATCAAGGGGCTGATTTATTGTTAGAAACGTTGGAGAAAATCAGCTTAAGACAACTTACTCCTATTCCTCAGAATGAGAAAAAAGCAACTTATGCTAGATTAATAACCAAAGAAGACTATATTATTGATTGGTCTAAATCTGCTTTAGAAATTCATAATCAAATTCGTGGATTTTATCCTAATTGCCTAACAACATTCCGAGAACAAAATCTGAAGATAACTCAAAGTTTACCTTTAGGAGAAATTGAAAATTTAGAATTACCACCTCAATTTCAAAAACTTCCTAATTACCTACAAGGTATCAATGAAATTTCTGGCAATGTTGGGGAAATTGTAAAAACTATTAAAAATTTCGGTTTTGTGGTGCAAACTGGAAACGGTTTATTGCTGATATTGGAAGTACAGTTAGCAGGGAAAAAGTTACAGTCAGCATGGAATTTTATAAATGGGACAAGGTTAGAGGTTGGAGAGAGTTTAATTTCTGAAGCTAGTTAG
- a CDS encoding dicarboxylate/amino acid:cation symporter, which translates to MNQKTSINQSPLSSLIPILIGIFVGILLGGFLPIWGQEVKFLGELFINALLMLVVPLVITSMIASITSLGDISKLKGIGLKTIIFYFITTGIAVILGLVLVNITQPGVAQDDAERVLLRGGEILTEVEYKVEENEVLLSDTNLRKSFDDRYFVSLIDQDIRGNILEKTTINSQKIIVSQWENSQGEIVSPLRRGRGIKIDLTIAKRIEGKEKSSIKTTLEQVVTDLLPRNLFQSMVENDVLPLIIFSLVFGAILTTLEDGQIVIDFISVLNKAILKIVDLILIFAPIGIGALIAGRLGDAGGFEGFGSEFLSLWKYSSTVILGLALHGFFILTSILYLITSRSPFDYLRKTSPALITAFSTSSSSATIPVTLECAIKNNKVDSKIADFVIPLGATINMDGTALYEAVAAVFIAQIYGIELSLGQLIVIFLTATLAAVGAAGIPEAGLVTMVIVLKAVNIPVEGISLILVIDWFLDRCRTTINVWGDSVGAAVINHLSQENE; encoded by the coding sequence ATGAATCAAAAAACATCCATAAATCAATCCCCTTTAAGTTCATTAATCCCCATTCTTATCGGAATTTTTGTCGGCATTTTATTGGGGGGTTTTTTACCTATCTGGGGACAAGAAGTTAAATTTTTAGGAGAATTATTTATTAATGCCTTATTAATGTTGGTTGTGCCTTTGGTTATAACTTCCATGATAGCTAGTATCACTTCTTTAGGCGATATTAGTAAATTAAAAGGTATTGGCTTAAAAACAATTATTTTTTATTTTATAACCACTGGAATAGCTGTAATTTTAGGCTTAGTTTTAGTTAATATCACTCAACCCGGAGTTGCTCAAGATGATGCGGAAAGAGTCTTATTAAGAGGTGGAGAAATTTTAACTGAAGTAGAATATAAAGTTGAAGAAAATGAAGTTTTGCTCTCAGATACAAATTTAAGAAAATCTTTTGATGATCGTTATTTTGTTTCTTTAATTGATCAAGATATTCGGGGAAATATTCTCGAAAAAACTACTATTAATAGTCAAAAAATAATTGTTTCTCAGTGGGAAAATAGTCAAGGAGAAATCGTTTCTCCTCTCAGAAGAGGAAGAGGCATAAAAATAGATTTAACTATTGCTAAAAGAATAGAAGGTAAAGAAAAAAGTTCGATCAAAACAACCCTTGAGCAAGTAGTCACAGATTTACTTCCCCGTAATTTATTTCAATCAATGGTAGAAAATGACGTTTTACCTTTAATCATTTTTTCCCTCGTTTTTGGTGCGATTTTAACTACCTTAGAAGATGGACAAATAGTCATAGATTTTATCTCCGTTTTAAATAAAGCTATCCTAAAAATTGTCGATTTAATTCTTATTTTTGCTCCCATTGGTATTGGTGCATTAATCGCAGGGCGCTTAGGAGATGCAGGGGGATTTGAAGGGTTTGGCAGTGAATTTCTCTCTCTTTGGAAATATTCTAGTACAGTGATACTAGGTCTAGCTTTACACGGATTTTTCATTTTAACCTCTATACTTTACCTTATCACCTCTCGATCGCCCTTTGATTATTTAAGAAAAACATCCCCTGCCTTAATTACAGCTTTTTCCACCTCCTCTAGTTCTGCCACAATTCCTGTCACCCTTGAATGTGCCATCAAAAATAATAAAGTCGATAGTAAAATTGCTGATTTTGTTATACCTCTAGGAGCGACAATTAACATGGATGGTACAGCCCTTTATGAAGCAGTTGCCGCCGTTTTTATTGCCCAAATCTACGGTATAGAATTAAGTCTGGGGCAGTTAATTGTTATTTTCTTGACTGCAACCTTAGCGGCAGTAGGGGCGGCAGGTATTCCCGAAGCAGGACTCGTCACTATGGTAATAGTATTAAAAGCAGTTAATATACCAGTAGAGGGTATTTCCTTAATTCTTGTTATCGACTGGTTTTTAGATCGTTGTCGCACTACAATCAATGTTTGGGGAGATAGTGTTGGTGCGGCTGTTATTAATCACCTTAGTCAAGAGAATGAATGA
- the proA gene encoding glutamate-5-semialdehyde dehydrogenase produces the protein MDLLTIATQAKTSAHHLATLSESARNIALNAIASALSEHQEEIVKANEKDCSLAENNISSALYARLKLGESKLQSAIAGVRDVAKLRDPLGSISLKRELDQNLVLERVSCPLGVLGVIFEARPEALIQIASLAIKSGNGVILKGGKEALHTCTVLTEIIQKALQETEVNPYTVQLLTTREEIKALLDLDEYVDLIIPRGSNEFVRYVQENTKIPVLGHADGICHLFIDEFADLQTAVKITIDAKTQYPAACNAIETLLIHEKIAPQFLPAIAQALEEKGVKLKGDEATSKIIDCEKAVEDDWRTEYSDLILALKIVDSIEDAIAHINKYGSKHTDGIVTANLNNAEKFLNEVDSAGVYHNCSTRFADGFRYGFGAEVGISTQKMPPRGPVGLEGLVTYKYKLRGQGQIAADYSGINAKPFTHKDLDFN, from the coding sequence ATGGATTTATTGACTATTGCGACTCAAGCTAAAACATCCGCTCACCATCTTGCTACTTTATCGGAATCTGCTCGAAATATTGCTTTGAATGCGATCGCATCTGCATTGAGTGAACATCAAGAAGAAATAGTGAAAGCTAATGAAAAAGACTGTAGTTTAGCTGAAAATAATATATCTTCCGCATTATATGCCCGTCTCAAGTTAGGAGAATCAAAATTACAAAGTGCGATCGCTGGTGTTAGAGATGTGGCAAAATTAAGAGATCCTTTAGGCAGTATTTCCCTGAAACGAGAATTAGACCAAAATTTGGTTTTAGAGCGGGTATCTTGTCCTCTAGGGGTCTTAGGAGTAATTTTTGAGGCTCGTCCAGAAGCCTTAATTCAAATTGCTAGTTTAGCCATTAAATCTGGCAACGGGGTTATTCTCAAAGGAGGAAAAGAAGCTCTCCACACCTGCACTGTGTTAACAGAAATTATCCAAAAAGCCTTACAAGAAACAGAAGTTAATCCTTATACAGTGCAACTTTTGACCACTAGAGAAGAAATAAAAGCCCTTTTAGATTTAGATGAATATGTGGATTTAATTATTCCCCGTGGCTCTAACGAATTTGTCCGCTACGTGCAGGAAAATACCAAAATTCCCGTTTTAGGTCATGCTGATGGAATTTGTCATCTATTTATCGATGAATTTGCTGATTTACAAACTGCCGTTAAAATCACTATCGATGCAAAAACTCAATATCCTGCCGCTTGTAACGCCATCGAAACTCTACTAATCCATGAGAAAATCGCACCTCAATTCTTACCTGCCATTGCCCAAGCCTTAGAAGAAAAAGGAGTAAAATTGAAAGGAGATGAAGCCACCAGCAAAATTATTGACTGTGAAAAAGCAGTAGAAGATGATTGGCGGACAGAATATAGTGATTTAATTCTTGCTCTCAAGATTGTAGATAGTATAGAAGATGCGATCGCACATATAAATAAATACGGTTCAAAACACACTGATGGTATTGTAACAGCTAACTTAAATAATGCCGAGAAATTCTTAAATGAAGTGGATTCGGCTGGAGTGTATCATAACTGCTCAACTCGCTTTGCTGACGGTTTCCGCTATGGCTTTGGTGCAGAGGTAGGCATAAGTACCCAAAAAATGCCCCCCAGAGGACCTGTAGGTTTAGAAGGCTTAGTCACATATAAATATAAACTAAGAGGACAAGGACAAATCGCCGCCGATTATAGTGGTATTAATGCGAAACCTTTCACTCATAAGGATTTAGATTTCAATTAG
- the dnaK gene encoding molecular chaperone DnaK, whose product MGRVVGIDLGTTNSVVAVMEGGKPLVIANAEGSRTTPSVVGFNKDGELVVGQMARRQGVLNPQNTYYGIKRFMGRRYGELSEASKRVPYTIRRDEMDNIKIRCPRLKKEFAPEEVSAMILRKLAEEAERYLGEEVTGAVITVPAYFNDSQRQATKDAGKIAGLEVLRIVNEPTAASLAYGLEKKSSEKILVFDLGGGTFDVSILEVGDGVLEVRATSGDTQLGGNDFDKKIVDYLAEQFLETEGVDLRRDRQALQRLTEAAEKAKIELSGVSTSEINLPFITATEDGPKHIETTLSRAKFEELCGDLVSRLRRPIIRALKDAGLSPVQIDEVVLVGGSTRIPMVQELVRSFIDIEPNQNVNPDEVVAVGAAVQAGILAGEVKDILLLDVTPLSIGVETIGGVTKKLVPRNTTIPVRRSDVFSTSENNQTSVEIHVVQGEREMASDNKSLGRFKLTGIPPAPRGVPQVQVSFDIDANGILQVIARDKTTGREQSIIVQGASTLSQSEINRMIQEADDFAREDRERRDRVEKRNRAKALTDQAQRRLREVTLDFGSQFTNPYRRDIDNLCREILDSLEQDDDRRLDRSQADLEDVLYELNREVRLQYNEEEEGFFESIKKTFIGDDDDDFDYNPRDRRNVYRNSPDTTLYGGRVNPSRDSRRDYRDPYSPPPASNTPYSGSSVSRPTPPPRTPSRRSPDYPPERGYRVGKDREIPYENDWNDDDDWF is encoded by the coding sequence ATGGGAAGAGTCGTAGGTATAGACTTAGGTACAACCAACTCAGTCGTAGCTGTTATGGAAGGGGGAAAGCCTCTGGTAATTGCCAATGCCGAAGGTAGTCGCACCACTCCCTCTGTGGTAGGTTTTAACAAAGATGGTGAGTTAGTGGTTGGACAAATGGCAAGACGACAAGGAGTATTGAATCCTCAAAATACTTATTATGGTATTAAACGCTTCATGGGGAGAAGATACGGTGAATTAAGTGAAGCTAGTAAGCGTGTTCCCTACACTATCCGCCGTGATGAGATGGATAATATTAAAATTCGTTGTCCTCGTCTCAAAAAAGAGTTTGCCCCCGAAGAAGTATCAGCGATGATTTTGCGTAAACTAGCAGAGGAAGCGGAAAGGTATTTAGGGGAGGAAGTAACGGGGGCAGTAATTACTGTACCTGCTTATTTTAATGATAGCCAACGTCAAGCCACAAAGGATGCGGGTAAAATTGCTGGTTTGGAAGTGTTAAGAATTGTAAATGAACCAACGGCGGCTTCTTTGGCTTATGGTTTGGAGAAGAAAAGCAGTGAGAAGATTTTGGTTTTTGATTTGGGGGGAGGCACTTTTGATGTATCTATCCTTGAGGTGGGGGATGGAGTTTTAGAGGTAAGAGCAACCAGTGGCGATACTCAGTTAGGAGGTAATGATTTTGATAAGAAGATTGTTGACTATTTAGCAGAACAATTTTTGGAAACTGAAGGGGTGGACTTAAGGCGCGATCGCCAAGCCTTACAAAGGTTAACAGAAGCGGCTGAGAAAGCAAAAATTGAACTTTCAGGGGTCAGCACCTCAGAGATTAATTTACCCTTTATTACTGCCACGGAAGATGGACCTAAACATATCGAAACCACCCTCTCTAGGGCAAAATTTGAGGAGTTATGTGGAGATTTGGTATCCCGTCTCCGTCGTCCCATTATTCGGGCTTTAAAGGATGCTGGATTGTCTCCTGTGCAAATCGATGAGGTAGTATTAGTGGGTGGTTCAACCCGTATCCCCATGGTGCAGGAGTTAGTACGCAGTTTTATCGACATAGAGCCTAACCAAAATGTTAACCCTGATGAAGTTGTGGCGGTGGGGGCGGCGGTTCAAGCAGGAATTTTGGCTGGAGAAGTCAAAGACATCTTACTCCTTGATGTGACTCCTTTATCTATCGGTGTGGAAACCATTGGGGGAGTGACCAAAAAACTTGTGCCTCGTAATACCACTATTCCCGTAAGAAGATCAGATGTTTTCTCCACTTCAGAAAATAATCAAACCTCGGTGGAAATCCATGTGGTGCAAGGGGAGAGGGAAATGGCTTCAGATAACAAATCTTTAGGGCGTTTTAAATTAACGGGTATTCCTCCTGCACCTAGGGGTGTACCTCAAGTGCAAGTATCTTTCGATATTGATGCTAACGGTATTTTGCAGGTGATTGCGAGAGATAAAACCACTGGTAGGGAACAAAGTATTATTGTCCAAGGTGCTTCTACTCTTTCTCAGTCAGAAATTAATCGCATGATTCAAGAAGCTGACGATTTTGCTAGAGAAGATAGGGAAAGACGCGATCGAGTCGAGAAGCGTAATCGGGCTAAGGCTTTGACGGATCAGGCACAAAGAAGATTAAGGGAAGTTACCCTCGATTTTGGTAGTCAATTCACTAATCCTTACCGTCGAGATATAGATAATCTTTGTCGGGAGATATTGGATAGTTTAGAACAAGATGACGATCGCCGTTTAGATCGTTCTCAGGCAGATTTAGAGGATGTTTTATATGAATTGAATCGAGAAGTCCGTTTGCAATATAACGAAGAGGAAGAAGGCTTTTTTGAGTCCATTAAGAAAACCTTTATCGGTGATGATGACGACGACTTTGACTATAATCCGCGCGATCGTCGTAATGTTTACCGCAATAGCCCTGATACAACCCTTTATGGTGGTCGAGTTAATCCCAGTCGTGATTCTCGCAGAGATTATCGAGATCCCTATTCTCCTCCTCCTGCGAGTAATACCCCTTACAGTGGTAGCAGTGTTTCTCGTCCAACTCCACCTCCTCGTACTCCTTCTCGTCGCTCTCCTGATTATCCCCCAGAAAGAGGCTATCGTGTAGGCAAAGATAGAGAAATTCCTTATGAAAATGATTGGAATGATGACGACGATTGGTTTTGA
- a CDS encoding phosphomannose isomerase type II C-terminal cupin domain, with translation MSINSNFPESASSANIRTPPWGMVAVLEQGKNYRINKITVKPGHHISTQLHYHRSEHWVVVAGTAKVTFNGKEQLLLPKQSTYVPMNTRHRVENPGVVPLVMIEIQNGEYLGDDDIIRFPDEE, from the coding sequence TCATCAGCAAATATTAGAACTCCCCCTTGGGGAATGGTTGCGGTTTTAGAACAAGGTAAAAATTACCGTATTAACAAAATTACAGTTAAACCAGGACATCATATCAGCACTCAACTTCACTATCATCGTAGTGAACATTGGGTTGTAGTGGCAGGAACAGCGAAAGTAACCTTTAATGGCAAAGAACAACTTTTACTGCCCAAACAATCAACCTATGTCCCCATGAATACCCGTCATAGAGTTGAAAATCCCGGGGTTGTGCCTCTAGTAATGATTGAAATTCAAAATGGGGAATATTTAGGGGATGATGATATAATTCGTTTTCCTGATGAAGAATGA
- the rpmG gene encoding 50S ribosomal protein L33, whose product MASKKGVRIIITLECTECRSNPDKRSKGVSRYTTMKNRRNTTGRMEIKKFCTHCNKHTIHKEIK is encoded by the coding sequence ATGGCAAGTAAAAAAGGTGTCCGTATTATCATCACTCTTGAATGTACAGAGTGTCGTAGCAACCCTGACAAACGTTCTAAAGGGGTTTCTCGCTATACTACCATGAAAAATAGAAGAAATACTACTGGTAGAATGGAAATTAAAAAATTCTGTACCCATTGCAATAAACATACTATTCACAAAGAAATTAAATAG
- a CDS encoding SIMPL domain-containing protein, translating into MLFNQSKLLLTIGCFGLLSMQPVLAQEQMLKTITVTGEGIERIPTTIANVQLGVEIQGENASQVQEEVAQKSNSLVNLLKSRSVQRLQTSGIQLSPNYSYNDNQRKLIGYVATNLVSFELPIDKVGAVLDESVKVGATRIDNVTLTAEEDAIASAQEKALVKATESAQKQANVILQTLNLNPQEIITISVNGANNPNPVIMPRMRSAMEASVANTPVVGGEQTVSASVTLQIRY; encoded by the coding sequence ATGTTATTTAATCAATCAAAATTACTTCTTACTATTGGTTGTTTTGGTTTACTTTCAATGCAACCAGTTTTAGCACAAGAACAAATGTTAAAAACGATTACTGTTACAGGAGAGGGTATAGAAAGAATACCTACTACCATTGCTAATGTACAGTTGGGGGTTGAAATCCAAGGAGAAAATGCTTCTCAAGTTCAAGAGGAGGTAGCCCAAAAAAGTAATTCTTTAGTAAACCTACTAAAATCTCGTTCTGTACAAAGACTGCAAACTAGCGGTATTCAATTAAGTCCGAATTATAGTTATAACGATAATCAGAGAAAATTAATCGGTTATGTTGCCACCAATCTTGTTAGTTTTGAGTTACCTATCGACAAAGTGGGTGCTGTTTTAGATGAAAGTGTTAAAGTTGGTGCTACTCGTATTGATAATGTTACTCTTACCGCCGAAGAAGATGCGATCGCATCTGCTCAAGAAAAAGCTCTAGTTAAGGCAACAGAATCAGCACAAAAACAGGCTAATGTTATTTTACAGACTCTAAATTTAAACCCTCAAGAAATTATCACCATCAGTGTTAATGGGGCAAATAATCCCAATCCTGTGATAATGCCCAGAATGCGTAGTGCGATGGAAGCTAGTGTGGCAAATACTCCTGTTGTCGGTGGCGAACAAACGGTTTCTGCTTCTGTGACTCTGCAAATTCGTTATTAA
- the rpsR gene encoding 30S ribosomal protein S18, which produces MAYFRKRLSPIPLDQKIDYKDLELLHKFVTERGKMLPRRITGLTARQQRDLTNAVKRARQLALLPFLNVEG; this is translated from the coding sequence ATGGCTTATTTTCGTAAAAGATTATCTCCTATTCCTCTAGATCAAAAAATAGACTATAAAGATTTAGAATTGCTCCATAAATTTGTAACAGAAAGAGGCAAAATGCTTCCTCGTCGTATCACTGGCTTAACCGCTCGTCAGCAAAGAGATTTAACCAATGCTGTAAAAAGAGCTAGACAATTGGCTTTATTACCTTTCTTAAACGTAGAAGGTTAA
- the ilvB gene encoding biosynthetic-type acetolactate synthase large subunit, translating to MVISNTTSPVNLSSSDVVPIKCTGAYALMDSLCRHGVKHIFGYPGGAILPIYDELYRFEAKGELQHILVRHEQGAAHAADGYARATGKVGVCFGTSGPGATNLVTGIATAHMDSIPMVIITGQVTRAAIGSDAFQETDIYGITLPIVKHSYVARNAADIPWIIAEAFHIASTGRPGPVLVDIPKDVGLEEFYYQPVNPGEVKLPGYRPTVKGNPRQISAALDLISEAKQPLLYVGGGAVLSNAHAQIKELAELFQIPVTTTLMGLGAFDEHNSLSVGMLGMHGTAYANFAVSECDLLIAVGARFDDRVTGKLDEFASRAKVIHIDIDPAEVGKNRRPDVPIVGDVRQVLEQMLQRARELDLSNTDGLTQDWLKRIDKWKEDYPLVVPHPEDALSPQEVIVEVGRQAPHAYYTTDVGQHQMWSAQFLKTGPRRWISSAGLGTMGYGLPAAMGAQVALADEDVICISGDASFQMNLQELATLAQYNIKAKTVIINNGWQGMVRQWQETFYGERYSASNMSTGMPNFELLAQAFGVKGITVRNREQLKGAIASMLEHDGPVLLDVHVKRDENCYPMVAPGKSNAQMLGLPKKAPEKQHLEVQVCTNCGTHNSGESNFCSECGTKL from the coding sequence ATGGTAATTTCTAACACTACTTCCCCTGTCAATTTGTCGTCTTCTGATGTAGTCCCTATAAAGTGTACAGGGGCTTATGCTTTGATGGATAGTCTTTGCCGTCATGGGGTAAAGCATATTTTTGGTTATCCGGGAGGAGCTATTCTTCCTATTTATGATGAATTATATCGCTTTGAAGCTAAAGGCGAACTGCAACATATCCTTGTTAGACATGAACAAGGGGCGGCCCATGCGGCGGATGGTTATGCTCGTGCCACTGGTAAAGTTGGGGTTTGTTTTGGAACTTCTGGACCTGGAGCAACCAATTTAGTGACTGGTATTGCCACCGCACATATGGACTCTATTCCCATGGTAATTATTACAGGGCAGGTGACAAGAGCCGCTATTGGTTCTGATGCTTTTCAGGAAACTGATATTTATGGTATCACTCTACCTATTGTCAAACATTCTTATGTTGCTCGTAATGCCGCAGATATTCCTTGGATTATTGCTGAGGCTTTCCATATTGCTAGTACAGGCAGACCAGGTCCTGTGTTGGTGGATATTCCCAAAGATGTTGGTTTAGAGGAGTTTTACTATCAACCTGTTAACCCCGGAGAGGTAAAATTACCGGGTTATCGTCCCACTGTCAAGGGAAATCCCCGCCAAATTAGTGCGGCTTTGGATTTGATTAGTGAAGCAAAACAACCCTTACTTTATGTTGGAGGCGGTGCAGTTTTATCTAATGCCCATGCTCAAATTAAGGAATTAGCTGAACTTTTCCAAATTCCTGTAACTACTACTCTAATGGGTTTAGGTGCATTTGATGAACACAATTCTCTTTCTGTGGGAATGTTAGGAATGCACGGCACTGCTTACGCCAATTTTGCGGTAAGTGAGTGTGATTTATTAATTGCCGTTGGTGCGAGATTTGATGATCGAGTAACGGGTAAATTAGATGAATTTGCTTCCCGTGCTAAAGTTATTCATATTGATATTGATCCTGCGGAAGTTGGTAAAAATCGTCGTCCTGATGTGCCTATTGTAGGGGATGTGCGTCAAGTTTTAGAGCAAATGTTGCAACGGGCAAGGGAGTTGGATTTGTCTAACACAGACGGCTTAACCCAAGATTGGTTAAAACGCATTGATAAATGGAAAGAAGATTATCCTTTAGTTGTACCCCATCCAGAAGATGCTCTTTCTCCTCAAGAGGTTATTGTGGAAGTTGGTCGTCAAGCACCTCATGCTTATTATACTACTGATGTGGGTCAACATCAAATGTGGTCAGCACAATTTTTGAAAACAGGTCCTCGCCGTTGGATTTCTAGTGCAGGTTTAGGCACTATGGGTTATGGTTTACCTGCGGCTATGGGGGCTCAAGTTGCTTTAGCAGATGAAGATGTTATCTGTATCAGTGGTGATGCTAGTTTTCAAATGAATTTGCAGGAATTAGCTACTTTAGCTCAATACAACATCAAAGCCAAAACCGTTATTATCAACAATGGTTGGCAGGGCATGGTTCGTCAATGGCAGGAAACTTTTTATGGAGAACGTTATTCTGCTTCTAATATGTCCACAGGAATGCCTAATTTTGAACTCTTAGCTCAGGCTTTTGGGGTTAAGGGTATTACTGTTCGTAATCGTGAGCAGTTAAAAGGTGCGATCGCATCTATGTTGGAACATGATGGTCCTGTGTTACTAGATGTTCATGTTAAGCGGGATGAAAATTGTTATCCAATGGTTGCCCCGGGTAAAAGTAATGCTCAAATGTTAGGTTTACCGAAAAAAGCACCAGAAAAACAACATTTAGAAGTACAAGTTTGTACTAATTGCGGTACTCACAATTCTGGAGAAAGTAATTTTTGCTCTGAATGTGGCACGAAGTTGTAG